From the genome of Oryza glaberrima chromosome 1, OglaRS2, whole genome shotgun sequence:
CCTCACGTCACCCGCGCGACCTCACCCGTTCACGCgggccccaccaccaccaccgccccctCGCTGACGCCCTCGTTTCGTACGACTAGAAAGAAtactcctccgtcccataatataaggtattttaagtttttttacactatttgaccactcgtcttatttaaatttattttaaaattattatttatttttttacttactttattatctaaagcactttaagcacaactttttgttttttatatttacaaaactttttaaataagacgagtggtcaaacaatacaaataacaactcaaaatctcttatattattatattatgggatagagggagtacaatacAGTACTCCTACGTACTAAAAAAACCCGGCCGATGCCATCTTTCCGCTAAAAAAACAGTCGCGCgcagcgcagcagcagcagctgcggcCGGCCAGGCAACAAGATGCACCGAGTTgccgagcaaaagaaaaatacctTGGGGAGATCGCGGCGCATCGCGGTTGCGTCTCCGCGTCCCGCGACCACGGATTTTCCTTTTTGCTTGCGCCGTTTGCGTTGCACGCGGTGTGTGTGTTACGGCAACTTCTGTATCGTGTACCTACGGGACATATCGGCTCGGCATGCGCAAAGACGGGGAAGCCGACCGAGCGAGCTGGAgcctgggaggaggagaggaggaggtggtgattTCGACGGCCTATCCACAGTGTACACACACGCCTGCGGCCTCTGCCCTGCGCTGCCCCGCCACCTGTGCTTTGGagacctccgtcccatattacttgtctttttaagtttttgtttgtcaatatttgatcattcgtcttatttaaaaaaatttaaaattattatttattttgtttatcatttgctttattatcaaaagtattttacatatgacttattattttatatatttgcattaattttttaaataaacgaatggttaaataaaaaatcaaaaacgacctattatgagacggagggagaaGTAGGTTAGGATAACGCTGGGGGTTTGCCTCTCTTGGCCAGGGCACGACGTGATGGCGTGAGCCTCTCACCGTACATGTCACGTCGCGATAACCATCTGTCCGGCCGCTTTCTATGAGGATAACCACAAGGAACAGTAAAACTAATCCTGACAATCCATGCTATTACACCgattctaaaatatagtaattttaaCTACAAATATGAAGGAGcataattcttttattttttaagctgctatattttaaaatttttactttTGTTCAAATTGATGgctataaattattatattttagaatagatgGAGTACCGTTATTTTCTTCGAGCACAAGATCAACATGACAACATTAACGTTTGGATTGAACTACTTTCTTATTCAACCTAAACACGCTACCAAATTGTTGAACggttattttttcaaaaaaactatttattcaaaaaattcttttaaaatgataacattattatttaaatttgtaatagtTAATAGATAAGTAGTCGTTCAATAATGATTTATCTTACGGATAAGTATAAGCTAACCCCTCATTTAAACGCAACCTTGTTACCGCTCTTCTGGCAGGATAGACTCAAATCTAGACCAATAAATTTCTCACTTGTTTGGTCTAATAGAAATTAGGGAAGTCCCAACCCTCTATTTAGGATAGTgcctatggcattaactacattgtcatgtaggacttttagcttatgtggtaccatattaattaagagagagagtgaagagatgaagaaactgggtctcatgcaaaacacagcttcaacacgagaacctatacactagacactatcaagttttgcattgggagataatagtgtcttcataatagatgaagaataaatatgattggtagagaagagagatggtgtatttattaatggcccactttaacaAATCATGGGTTGTgaagtgtagtttctattgtaatgtcttattgacatggcaccatagacactgcttatAGACACTATGAATTGGGACTGCCCTTATGCTATCATACTTATCACGAAGAAAATGATTTTACTGGTCTAAAAGTATGACCAAAAGTTACTATACCTTTTATTTTGGAGTAAAGTGTATTGGCAGTTCTTAATCTTGTAaggttgtgtcatataggtctcTAAACTCTGAAAATGGTCTCAGAACTTGTCCAAATGTATCATCTAAGTCTCAAATTGACACATCCCCTTTAGATCCTACATGGCGCTGATGTGGTgtgccacatggacgtgacgtgtccttttattttttttccttcttttatttttctttttcttttccgttttcttctcattcttctttttttcctttcttctgctcgggtcacagagaaaggagaataaaggggaaaaagagaagaaaaaaagaaaaagaaaaaaaaataaatgtgtcccatttgtcagtcaaaataacACCACGTCATGttcgtgtggcatgccacatcaacgccacgtaggatcctgaaggggttgtggcgatttgagatctagatgacacactataaCAAATTCTGTAACTTGAATATATATCTTGAGAGTTTAAGAACCTAGATGACACATCTTACAAGAACCGTCCGTacactttactttttttttattataacgGATGTGGTAATTTGTTAGGGTCACCTCATGTTCGTGATCTTTCAACAAGATCGTGTTTAATTCGACGAAAATGACCGGTAATGCCGAGACAAGGTGGTGCAGGCTAGTAGCGGTGAATGCCTTAGATCTCTAGTCAGTTTTGTGGTGTTCGATCAATGGATCAGCCCAACATCATTAGCTCCCAGAAGTATGGTGGAACGCCACAGGAAAGGCGTGTGAAGAGAGGCGATGCCACGGCATAGCGgcgagacgagagagagatagagagagagagagagagagagagagatgtggaCGGCCGCAGTGCACGGCAAGGAAGGGTACAGACTCCCGGTGGGGTGACCGGGGGGTGAGGTGATGTGTATGGCAAAAAGAAATGAAGGAGATGTGTTGGATGCTGACTGATCTGAACAGTAGTGCTACTGGAAAAATTTAAGCTATTTTCGCTCAATAAAATATCTAATACTAGGTGCATAGGAATATCTGAACTTGCACATTTTGAGGGCTTTTTACAGCACGTTTAAATTACTTGATGCTATGAGTGTACAGCACATGAATGGAATTTTTGTAGACTCTCTATTGTACCACATACTCATAGAAAAGAGTCTAATACTGGTTGACAAATAACCCTACTATTGAATCTAGATTGACTAAAATCACAAGCACTAAATAGAAATAGACTTGTCGATTGTGTAGCGATGTATGTACTCTCTCCGCACCTAAAAGATTTGTTTCACAGAGACTATTTTCTAAGTAGATGTCCATTAGATCtttaatagtattttttttcgttttaacCTTCAAACCAGTTGTACTCCCTTCTCTTCCTCATCTTTGATTATCTTAAACAATATCAATATTCTTTTATGAATAGTGTGAGTTTAAAATAAAGTATAacttttcctttaaaaattgctagtttttaagttttttacttacagtatatattttttattaaggTACATATTTTACCTAtgtttttttaacatgtttttAAAACAGCTTAACGATGTGTTTCTTAAAAAcattttatgtataaaaattgctttaaaatataaactaaaaatactttcaagtttataataatataaACTCATATGTtaatagtttttatattttacgtGTGTGCTGACATCATCTTCGTAGCCTCAAACACACTCTAATTTATATTTCACATGTATTTTACTCATACTATTTCCCAAAGGCACGAGAGAGGACGGCAACAACAAAAAGATCCTCGCCTCCCCACACCTGACCCTACCCATCAAAATCCTCCTAGACAACTCACTAAATTATATACCACCAGTatgaaaaagaaactaaaaaaccatttttaaaagGTCCCAGATGAAGAATTCTTTTCCAACTCGATCCCaacagaagaaaaggaaaaagaaatgaaTAGCACCGAGGAGAGGACAGACAGAACAAATCCATcggtctcctcctccctccgatTTCCCCCCTtcgtcctcgtcgtcttcctcccatttttttttcctcctcctctcatccCTCGCCGCGAGCCAAAGCCCCTGGTTTCCTCGCAACTGCCTCCCCGCGATTCCGTTTGACCCCCACTGTTCTTCTCCCCTAGCACCACCAGGTCGCCGTCGCTTCCAATTTCCAAATAATTCCCTCCACTCCGGCCGCTCGCGAGGAAAGAAAaggatttctttttctctctctctctctctccctctctccgagATCCGTTTCCCAAACAGGCGGGGGGTCGAAAGTGTTTGGTACTTTGGTTTGGGGAGCTTGTTTGCCGACGCGGATCTGCGTGGAGACGAGCAGAGGGGGGAGCGCCGGAATTGGGTGGTTTGGCCCGGGAGGCGCCGGAAAGTGGGGGAGCCTTTGGATTCCCCGAACCCGCCATGGTGATCCGGCACgagtagtagtggtggtggtggtattAGTAGCAGTGAGATGCCGGCGCGTAGCGCGGTGGTGGTAGTAGCCATGGAGCCCTCGTCGTCCATCACcatcgcgtcgtcgtcctcgtacCTCTCGAACGGGTCTAGCCCGTGCTCGGTCTCTCTTGCGCCGCCGGGGgcaggggcggtggcggcgcaggcggcgccggttgccgccggggagggcggcggcggcggcggcggcggaggaggaggaggaggaggaggaggagggagtagtagcgTGGAGGTGGTGAGCCTGAATCGGCTTAGCGCTAACCTCGAGCGGCTCCTCCTCGATTCCGACCTCGACTGCAgcgacgccgacgtcgacgtGGCCGACGGTGGCCCGCCCGTGCCAGTCCACCGCTGCATCCTCGCCGCCCGCAGCACCTTCTTTTACAACCTCTtcgcggcgcgcggccgcggcggcgatggggctgccggcggcggcggcggcggtggtgggggaggggagaggactGGGGGGAGGCCGCGGTACAAGATGGAGGAGCTCGTGCCGGGAGGCCGCGTGGGGCGCGACGCCTTCCTGTCGCTGCTGGGTTACCTGTACACGGGCAAGCTCCGGCCGGCGCCGGATGACGTGGTGTCTTGCGCCGACCCCATGTGCCCGCACGACTCGTGCCCGCCGGCGATCAGGTTCAACGTCGAGCAAATGTACGCGGCGTGGGCGTTCAAGATCACCGAGCTCATCTCGCTGTTCCAGGTGAGATACAAATGGATGCTCTTCTTGTGCTTGTTAGGATACCAAAAACGGTAGCTGCAGAACTAGAAACTGTTCTGTCACcgattatatttttatgcaatCTGTATTTGATGGTGTAAACATATTTTCAACCAATTTTTGCATGCGAATAACTTCAAGCTGCACGATGTCTTGAGTCTGGATTCTGGAAGTCGTTCAAGCACATAGGCTGTGTTACATAAGCTTGATAGCTTGTAAACATTGCTCTCAAGTCCCCACTTCAGATCTTCTAACTAGATTGTGTTATACCTTTTTTAAGTTGAAAGAAACTTGCTAAATCTATATTGGGTTTGATTAGAGGAGCTAGGATGCAGTCCTGGTCCTGGTGATGTGTATCAGTGTGCTCCAGATTGGTTAGTGGACTAGTTAGCTTGGTTGTCTGAGCTTATATAGTTCAACGGTTTATGAATCCACTACATGTCCAATAACCCAAAGTCTTTTAGCTTATATTTTTATGACCTGTTGTTTAATCTGGGTTAATACGGTCTTCTTCTACCACAGCGACGGCTTCTTAACTTCGTCGATAAGACTCTAGTAGAAGATGTTCTTCCAATTCTGCAAGTTGCTTTTCATTCAGAGCTGACTCCAGTGCTTGAAAAATGTATTCGGAGAATTGCAAGATCAAATCTTGATAATGTATCGTTGGATAAGGAACTTCCTCCAGAAGTTGCTGTTCAGATAAAAGAGATTCGCCAAAAATCTCAGCCAAATGAGGGTGACACTGTCATTTCAGACCCTGTACATGAGAAAAGGGTCAGAAGAATCCACAGGGCACTGGATTCTGATGATGTTGAGCTTGTGAAGTTGCTTCTTAACGAGTCTGAGATCACCTTGGATGATGCCAATGCATTGCACTATGCTGCTGCTTACTGTGATTCGAAAGTTGTTTCGGAGTTGTTAGACTTGAGACTTGCCAACTTGAATTTGAAGAATTCGCGTGGATACACGGCACTCCATCTGGCTGCTATGAGGAGAGAGCCAGCTATTATCATGTGTCTCCTAAACAAAGGAGCAGCTGTATCACAATTGACTGCTGATGGCCAGAGTGCAATGAGTATCTGCCGGAGGTTAACAAGGTTGAAAGACTACAATACAAAGATGGAGCAAGGCCAAGAGTCAAACAAAGACAGGTTATGTATTGATATATTAGATAGGGAGATGATAAGGAAACCTATGGCAGTGGAAGATTCTGTCACCTCGCCTTTGTTGGCTGACGATCTTCACATGAAGCTTCTCTACCTTGAAAACAGAGGTGAAGTCTCTTTTCATGCTCGGTAGAATAGCACTTCGTGGTGCAGCTTGTTTCAGACCTTTCTCGAACAGAAACAGGATGGAGAAAAATTATACATTTATGCTACATAAACAAGTGATCCTAGCATTTACCACGTTTGCTTTCAAACATACTACATTCACCTGGAGAATCCATGCTGACACATTGCATTTTCTCTTGCAGTTGCATTTGCAAGATTATTTTTTCCTGCAGAAGCAAAGGTTGCAATGCAAATTGCACAAGCAGACACCACACCAGAATTTGGCATTGTTCCTGCAGCTAGCACTTCTGGAAAATTGAAGGAAGTCGATCTGAACGAGACACCAGTAACACAAAACAAAAGGCTCCGTTCAAGGGTGGATGCACTCATGAAAACAGGTCGGAACTGATGACACATTCTTTATATGCAAACTATTATAGCTTATGAGTAGATGTCACTGATTACCATCAGAAATTCTCACATGTTGCTAATACCTTCATCTTCGTACTTTAAATGTTTGAGTTGGTGGTGTTGATACCGTGGTAGTTCAAAATCCCCATTTCTTCCACCATCTCTCACTAAAAAAATCACCCCAGCACGCACGTTGCTAGTTCCCGGCTAAAATTTTAACTGCTAATGGAACATGGAAAATAATTATTTAGTTGTCAAATGTTATGTGAGGATGTTGTAGTCATGTTAAAAACATTCCTATCTCTTGTAAAACTGGCGTGATTTCCACATTTTGCATACTTTGAACCTAATGAGCACAAATAGTTGGGGTTTTTATTAACTCAAATGTTGATTGGTAATTTGTTTTACTCTCAGCACCCTTTCCTCAGAACTTGATCATtcttatgatattttttttcttctgttttcaGTTGAGCTGGGACGTCGCTACTTCCCTAACTGCTCGCAGGTGCTCGACAAATTTCTGGAGGATGATTTGCCCGATAGTCCTGATGCACTCGACCTCCAAAATGGCACTTCTGATGAGCAAAATGTTAAAAGGATGCGGTTCTGCGAGTTAAAGGAGGATGTGCGCAAGGCATTCAGCAAAGACAGAGCTGATAATAGCATGTTTTCTATCTTGTCatcttcatcgtcatcttcGCCACCACCCAAGGTTGCAAAGAAATGACAGAAGTTTTGTAACAAATTTCCGCTCGTGATGTTACTGGGACAAGAGATATCGATCAATAGACCTGTATAGTCTTACAGTGGTATAACAATTAGATATCGAAGCTTCTTCGAATATTAGAAAGTGCTGTTCTGGGCTGCACTCAGCTGGTTTATGGGACCCATGCGGTGAAACTGGCAAAAGAAAACCAGCTGATTAGAGGCTCCAAAGCAATGTCTCTCGTGAATATGTTTGTAGCATTCTGTTTTGTTCAGGATGGCTGTAATGATAAAATCTTTTCAATAGATATATAGCTAATTGTCTCGTAAGCATACTGCCATTATTGAGATTGTAGAAGCTGCAAGTTTTGTAAGAAAAAGACGGCGTTGCTTATCGCCAACGCTATGTATCGGAGAACAAGTGTTTTTTTTGGCTGTGAGAGACAGGTAATGGATatgcaaaaatgaaaaatctTGTGTAATTGCAGCTGTGCATATCAACTAATTATCTATATATCTACGGAATCTTGCACAAGGGCACCCAGATTTGACAGTGAAACACAAGATAAAATGGAatagaaacaaaaatgaaaCCAACACAGCAGTATCTACAATTCTGAAGCTGCAAACTACTGTAGACCATAACTTGTCACCCTTCGAACAGCTCTGCCAGCATCTCCTCCAGGTCAGCAGGAGTGTTGCTGTTTCCGCGGCTAACCAGTCTCTTCAGCTCAGGATGCTCCAACAAGTACTCGCGATAACCTGAAACAACTCTCTCGGTGATAGTTTTTCGCAGCCTTCCTCTAAGCTCAGGGCTTGGGACCTTCCACAGCTTCTGAGCCTTGTACGTCTCATGGAACGCCAACTCGAATTTCCTCAATGGCGAGGACTTGTTGCTCCAGGGAGAGAGGCCAGACTTCGACGATAGGCAGGACAGCACGGGCGCCCAAGAAGCGCTGAAATAGCCGTCGATGTAGCCGCCACTGGCAACGAATCCACCGTAGGTTGGAGAACGGCTCGAGCTGCTGCGCCACGAAATGCGAGTTGTTGAGCAGGAAAATGTACCTCAGGCCCGTGCCCTGGCACAGCTTGGATTTCCTCCTGATGAGACGCCTCAGGTAGCCGATGGCGTCGTACGTCGATCATGGCGTACAGGTATCCCCTGTACGTTCCCAGCGTACACGACGCAGTCCACCATGACGCGAGCGCTCGTGTGCACGTCGTCTCCGCTACCTCGCGCGATCTCCGTcgagtcgtcgtcggcggcggcctcgacgaGCGCCTTGGTCTCCTCCATGGTGCTCGATATGGCGCCGTGCAGCTCGGTCGCCTTCCTGAACAGGGCGTTCGATCTCCATGGCGTCGAACGTGATGGCCTGGGTGGTTTGGTGGGTGATCAGCACGCGGCGGCACTGTGACCAGAGGAGAGACGAGGCGTCCATGGCGTGCCCGTACATGCTGACCAGGGCGTGTAGTttctccggcggcggagcgTGGACAAGCTTGAgagcggcgaggacggcgtcgacgaAACCGACCATCTTGGCGACGCAAGCTTCCCCGAACCGCGCGAGCGACGGCGTCGGCTCGTTGTTAGCAAAAGGAACAGGTTTTGGGGCTAGTTTAATTTCTATTCTCCACTCAATCAACTATGGCTGGttgaatacatatatatatatatatatatatatatataggctagTGGCTTACACCATAAGGTATAGGCCAGTGGCTTACATCCTAAGAAACTAGGAGTGACTTACATCCTAAGGAAAACTACTAGTGGTTTACATCCTAAGGCAGCCAACTATTATT
Proteins encoded in this window:
- the LOC127781104 gene encoding BTB/POZ domain and ankyrin repeat-containing protein NPR2 is translated as MPARSAVVVVAMEPSSSITIASSSSYLSNGSSPCSVSLAPPGAGAVAAQAAPVAAGEGGGGGGGGGGGGGGGGGSSSVEVVSLNRLSANLERLLLDSDLDCSDADVDVADGGPPVPVHRCILAARSTFFYNLFAARGRGGDGAAGGGGGGGGGGERTGGRPRYKMEELVPGGRVGRDAFLSLLGYLYTGKLRPAPDDVVSCADPMCPHDSCPPAIRFNVEQMYAAWAFKITELISLFQRRLLNFVDKTLVEDVLPILQVAFHSELTPVLEKCIRRIARSNLDNVSLDKELPPEVAVQIKEIRQKSQPNEGDTVISDPVHEKRVRRIHRALDSDDVELVKLLLNESEITLDDANALHYAAAYCDSKVVSELLDLRLANLNLKNSRGYTALHLAAMRREPAIIMCLLNKGAAVSQLTADGQSAMSICRRLTRLKDYNTKMEQGQESNKDRLCIDILDREMIRKPMAVEDSVTSPLLADDLHMKLLYLENRVAFARLFFPAEAKVAMQIAQADTTPEFGIVPAASTSGKLKEVDLNETPVTQNKRLRSRVDALMKTVELGRRYFPNCSQVLDKFLEDDLPDSPDALDLQNGTSDEQNVKRMRFCELKEDVRKAFSKDRADNSMFSILSSSSSSSPPPKVAKK